Sequence from the Mytilus galloprovincialis chromosome 13, xbMytGall1.hap1.1, whole genome shotgun sequence genome:
tatttatattcatgtatGTTGCTTGGATCCTGGAGCAGACGATAAAATGCAGAGGTAGATATCTGCCGGTCAATAACAATTTGGCTTTTTCTTCTAGATTTATTGAGCAGAAGTTTCCGTTCTCGTTCTTGTTTCCTTCGTGGATCAGTTTGTAGTAATCGTCGACAAATATCGGTTTTAAAAATGGATTTGTCCCATCCAATGTCATAGACTTTTGTTTCAACTTTAATATGTTGAGACGTTTTTGGAGTATACACGTCTCGTTTGTTGAATCCATGttgtaaagttttgaaatatGGAGTTGAATAGTTTGTATTTAACACATGATGCCAGGCAGTTTTTTCCTTCAACGATTTACAAGTTCGATTTATGACTCTATCCGTTAACACGTCCGTTTCCTTCTTCTGTTGGTCAAAAATGGATTTTAATCTTTCAGTTTTGGCAATTTCCACAAGATTTGCTTTAACTGCACGATCTCTTGTATTTGAGGAAATTTTTAGAATAGATGAGCACAATGATCCTTTTCCCAAAGGCACAAGTCCTTGTCGGTTTGTATGATAACGATACATGGCATCTCTCATCGTATTTCTAATGTTTCTTTCCCTGAAATCAATAAAACGTTATGTTTTTGATAAAGCTATACAGCCCATACATATTACTAAGACATTAACCACTCATCTTTTTGTGGACATTTGTGCTGATTTAATTACAAGATGTTTTTAAACAATGTCGTTTTTATTTATCCATTTTGCTAGTTTccaatagaaataattcatttgttttacttagtattttgttttcaaaaaaatttaGAGTCTTAACATATTATTTAGAATAGTCCGCCCCTCTCCCAACAAAGACCAATCCTTCGGTGGCTATCAACCACAGCTATAAACTGGAACATTTATCTTATCATAGATTGAATATTTTCTTTCGGTTCACATTTACTAGTACGGTGACCAAGTAAGGAAAAGTCACGTATTTAAGGGGTTAAATCGTC
This genomic interval carries:
- the LOC143056913 gene encoding uncharacterized protein LOC143056913 gives rise to the protein MRDAMYRYHTNRQGLVPLGKGSLCSSILKISSNTRDRAVKANLVEIAKTERLKSIFDQQKKETDVLTDRVINRTCKSLKEKTAWHHVLNTNYSTPYFKTLQHGFNKRDVYTPKTSQHIKVETKVYDIGWDKSIFKTDICRRLLQTDPRRKQERERKLLLNKSRRKSQIVIDRQISTSAFYRLLQDPSNIHEYKYERKPTLVTFQDELNTLKEKSFEKDILTKDDKN